The Suricata suricatta isolate VVHF042 chromosome 4, meerkat_22Aug2017_6uvM2_HiC, whole genome shotgun sequence genome includes a region encoding these proteins:
- the KCNS3 gene encoding potassium voltage-gated channel subfamily S member 3, with amino-acid sequence MVFGEFFHRPGQDEELVNLNVGGFKQSVDQSTLLRFPHTRLGKLLTCHSEEAILELCDDYSVADKEYYFDRNPSLFRYVLNFYYTGKLHVMEELCVFSFCQEIEYWGINELFIDSCCSNRYQERKEESHEKDWDQKSNDVSTDTSFEESSLFEKELERFDKLRFGELRKKIWIRMENPAYCLSAKLIAISSLSVVLASIVAMCVHSMSEFQNEDGEVDDPVLEGVEIACIAWFTGELAIRLVAAPCQKKFWRNPLNIIDFVSIIPFYATLAVDTKEEESEDIENMGKVVQILRLMRIFRILKLARHSVGLRSLGATLRHSYHEVGLLLLFLSVGISIFSVLIYSVEKDEHTSSLTSIPICWWWATISMTTVGYGDTHPVTLAGKLIASTCIICGILVVALPITIIFNKFSKYYQKQKDIDADQCSEDPPEKCHELPYFNIRDIYAQRMHAFITSLSSVGIVVSDPDSADASSIDDNDDVYNTASLENCSAK; translated from the coding sequence ATGGTGTTTGGTGAGTTTTTCCATCGCCCTGGACAAGACGAGGAACTTGTCAACTTGAACGTGGGGGGCTTTAAGCAGTCCGTCGACCAGAGCACCCTCCTGCGGTTTCCTCACACCAGACTCGGGAAACTGCTCACCTGCCACTCGGAAGAGGCCATCCTGGAGCTGTGCGATGACTACAGTGTGGCCGATAAGGAGTACTACTTTGATCGGAACCCCTCCTTGTTCAGATATGTTCTGAATTTTTACTACACGGGGAAGCTGCATGTCATGGAGGAACTGTGCGTATTCTCGTTCTGCCAGGAGATCGAATACTGGGGCATCAACGAGCTCTTCATCGATTCCTGCTGCAGTAACCGCTACCAGGAACGCAAGGAGGAAAGCCATGAGAAGGACTGGGACCAGAAGAGCAATGATGTCAGTACTGACACCTCCTTTGAAGAGTCGTCCCTGTTTGAGAAGGAGCTGGAGAGGTTTGACAAGCTGCGATTTGGTGAGCTCCGGAAGAAGATCTGGATTCGAATGGAAAACCCAGCCTACTGCCTGTCAGCCAAGCTCATTGCCATCTCATCCTTGAGCGTGGTGCTGGCCTCCATCGTGGCCATGTGCGTGCACAGCATGTCAGAGTTCCAGAACGAGGACGGAGAGGTGGATGATCCCGTGCTGGAGGGCGTGGAGATCGCATGCATTGCTTGGTTCACTGGTGAGCTTGCCATCCGGCTGGTTGCTGCTCCCTGTCAAAAGAAATTCTGGAGAAACCCTCTGAACATAATTGACTTCGTCTCTATTATCCCCTTCTATGCCACCTTGGCTGTAGACACcaaggaggaagagagtgaggacATTGAGAACATGGGCAAGGTGGTCCAGATCCTCAGGCTTATGAGGATTTTCCGAATCCTCAAGCTTGCCCGGCACTCGGTAGGACTTCGGTCTCTAGGTGCCACCCTGAGACACAGCTATCATGAAGTTGGgctgctgcttctctttctctctgtgggcATTTCCATCTTTTCTGTGCTTATCTACTCTGTGGAGAAAGATGAGCACACGTCCAGCCTCACCAGCATCCCCATCTGCTGGTGGTGGGCCACCATCAGCATGACAACCGTGGGCTATGGAGACACGCACCCAGTCACCTTGGCCGGGAAGCTTATTGCCAGCACGTGCATCATCTGTGGCATCTTGGTGGTGGCCCTCCCTATCACCATTATCTTCAACAAGTTTTCCAAGTACTACCAGAAGCAGAAGGACATTGATGCGGACCAGTGCAGCGAGGACCCCCCAGAGAAGTGTCACGAGCTACCTTACTTTAACATTAGGGATATTTACGCCCAGCGGATGCACGCCTTCATTACCAGTCTCTCTTCTGTGGGGATCGTGGTGAGCGATCCTGATTCTGCAGATGCTTCAAGCATTGATGACAACGACGATGTTTATAACACAGCGTCCTTGGAGAATTGCAGTGCAAAATGA